In the Solanum pennellii chromosome 5, SPENNV200 genome, one interval contains:
- the LOC107019761 gene encoding uncharacterized protein LOC107019761 has product MKNHEARPTGAAPLPEANMVEARDQSVKRDDHRGYNNARRRDKDKRRYTNRQVGGHNKRENNMSSQNNPSKSNCRRCGMKGHWKNECRTHEYFVRLYQNSFKRKGNKSGASSSNARAESHMTLKDDDKPGTSQKYDKDVEANLALKDDVFDGLGDITHMEVDDFFGDRN; this is encoded by the coding sequence atgaaaaatcatgaagctCGTCCCACTGGAGCTGCTCCATTACCGGAGGCAAATATGGTGGAAGCACGTGATCAATCTGTAAAAAGAGATGATCATCGGGGATATAATAATGCACGGCGACGTGacaaagataaaagaagatACACTAATCGTCAAGTTGGTGGTCATAATAAAAGAGAGAACAACATGAGTTCTCAAAATAACCCCTCAAAAAGTAATTGTCGTCGTTGTGGCATGAAAGGCCATTGGAAGAATGAATGTCGCACACATGAGTATTTTGTAAGGCTCTATCAAAATTCCtttaaaaggaaaggaaataaaagtggtGCTTCCTCTTCCAATGCTCGAGCTGAGTCACATATGACTCTTAAAGATGATGATAAGCCGGGAACATCTCAGAAATATGATAAGGATGTTGAAGCAAATTTGGCTTTAAAGGATGATGTTTTTGATGGCCTTGGTGACATTACTCATATGGAAGTTGATGACTTCTTTGGAGATCGAAACTGA
- the LOC107019762 gene encoding uncharacterized protein LOC107019762 has protein sequence MSNLSKLEFVALDISGKNYLSWVLDAEIHLAAKGLDATITQGNEASSQDKAKAMIFLRHHLDEGLKIEYLTVKDPLEFWTDLKGRYDHLKATVLPRTRYEWMHLRFQDFKTVIEYNSAVFRITSQLKLCGETIKDEDMLGKTLTTFHASNVILQHQYREKGFQKYSELISMSFGG, from the coding sequence atgtCGAATTTATCCAAACTTGAGTTTGTGGCATTAGATATTTCTGGAAAGAATTATCTTTCATGGGTACTCGATGCTGAGATTCACTTGGCTGCTAAAGGTCTTGATGCCACTATTACTCAGGGAAATGAAGCATCGAGTCAAGATAAGGCGAAGGCTATGATTTTCCTTCGTCATCATCTTGATGAGGGCCTGAAGATTGAATATTTGACGGTAAAAGATCCACTTGAATTCTGGACTGATTTAAAGGGGAGATATGACCACCTAAAGGCAACAGTGTTGCCAAGAACTCGTTATGAGTGGATGCATTTACGGTTTCAAGATTTTAAGACCGTAATTGAATACAACTCTGCTGTATTCAGAATAACCTCCCAGTTGAAATTATGTGGGGAGACTATAAAAGATGAGGACATGTTGGGAAAGACACTTACTACTTTCCATGCCTCAAATGTGATATTGCAGCATCAATATCGTGAAAAGGGTTTTCAGAAATATTCTGAACTAATCTCAATGTCTTTTGGTGGCTGA
- the LOC107019868 gene encoding uncharacterized protein LOC107019868: MSTKITYVDPFYNLSYNQINSKKSNSLYSRRSYVHFKKINKPLNFLISNAKIGIFIVRCNSANSIGSDASPPGNSSSLGWKKWLLGFLLPMLLPAFKNKVSPLQLLKSNVDKAIETVETMSEIVEEVAEEVEKIAEEVEKKLPGDSKLKESLDSIENLAQGAVKYANQAQDLIHKIEDAEKEILEETQVQSNAINQVERVRQELSSKK, encoded by the exons ATGTCCACTAAAATTACTTATGTAGATCCATTTTACAATCTCTCTTACAATcaaattaattctaaaaaatcCAACTCTTTATATTCAAGAAGATCATATGTTCATTTTAAAAAGATCAATAAACCTCTCAATTTCCTCATTTCCAATGCAAAAATTGGAATATTCAt tGTTAGGTGCAATTCAGCCAATAGTATTGGATCAGATGCTTCacctcctggaaactcttcatCTTTAGGATG GAAAAAATGGTTGTTGGGATTTCTTCTTCCTATGTTACTACCTGCATTCAAGAACAAAGTCAGCCCTTTACAACTACTCAAAa GTAATGTGGATAAAGCAATAGAAACAGTGGAAACTATGAGTGAGATAGTGGAAGAGGTAGCTGAGGAAGTAGAAAAGATTGCtgaagaagttgaaaagaaACTTCCTGGGGATTCTAAGCTAAAAGAAAGTCTTGATTCAATAGAAAATTTAGCTCAAGGGGCTGTCAAATATGCCAACCAAGCTCAAGATCTCATTCACAAG ATTGAGGATGCCGAAAAAGAGATATTGGAAGAAACACAAGTGCAAAGTAACGCTATAAATCAGGTTGAAAGGGTCAGACAAGAGTTGAGCTCAAAAAAATAG
- the LOC107020109 gene encoding protein MIZU-KUSSEI 1-like, which translates to MITSYPTTTSPITSVDCQKQVRSWRFLRSLMKLLIPRCNCIFVEEENDDTKHIPYFKHNSSSSSSSSLTITGTIFGSRKGKVNFCIQSNPNSTNPILLLELALSTSSLAREMQKGIVRIALESKTNDYSSSSSSSASLLSMPIWRMYCNGKKVGLAVKRKPTKVNLQVLRQMQSIIVGAGIIHGKKGVVKKDNDNDDDLMYLRGKFERVHGFNDSESFHLVDPEENMGQELSIFFLRSLN; encoded by the coding sequence ATGATAACTTCATATCCTACAACAACTAGTCCCATAACCTCCGTGGATTGCCAAAAACAAGTGCGTTCGTGGAGGTTTCTTCGTTCACTTATGAAACTTCTTATTCCTCGATGCAATTGCATCTtcgttgaagaagaaaatgatgatACAAAACACATACCCTACTTCAAACACAACtcctcctcatcatcatcatcatctctCACTATTACAGGCACAATCTTTGGTTCGCGTAAAGGAAAAGTCAACTTTTGTATCCAGTCAAACCCTAATTCCACAAACCCTATTCTTCTTCTTGAACTCGCGctttcaacttcttcacttgcTCGTGAAATGCAAAAGGGAATAGTGAGAATCGCGCTTGAGAGTAAAACAAACGATtactcctcttcttcttcttcctccgcGTCTCTTTTGTCTATGCCAATATGGAGGATGTATTGTAATGGAAAGAAAGTAGGGTTAGCAGTTAAAAGAAAACCTACAAAAGTTAATTTGCAAGTTTTGAGACAAATGCAGTCAATTATTGTTGGAGCTGGAATTATTCATGGGAAAAAAGGAGTtgtaaaaaaagataatgataatgatgatgatttaatgtatttaagaggaaaatttgaaagaGTTCATGGATTTAATGACTCAGAGTCTTTTCATTTGGTTGATCCTGAAGAAAATATGGGTCAAGAGCTAAGCATTTTCTTTCTACGCTCTCTTAATTAA